A region of the Scatophagus argus isolate fScaArg1 chromosome 19, fScaArg1.pri, whole genome shotgun sequence genome:
TAGGCCGTGCACTTTGCCTGTTTACTGTTCTCCCGTTCTCGCTTCCAGAATAACCGTAAGTgactggtttttgtttttttttttttcttcttccctttggACACTTAATAAAGCTCCAATTGTTGTAAATGACTGTTGATTTGCTAATTCAGATTGGCTTTGCTCTGGTTATTGTGCAGGCTTTGAATGAGTTTCAAAGACATTTGACTCTATGGCTTATAATTGTTTATTGATATGTAGAACGGCTGAATTACAGGATACATTTCCCAAAACATCAGGTTATGTACAGGAAGCACAAGGTTATATAAGGCAAGCCTACGTAAGTATATGACACAGTTACGTTTCAAGGCTGCTCTCTTGGTTTGAGAAAGTGGAATGTTGATTAGGATCCATTTCTAGAGCAACATACAGAGCGTGTGAAACAAAttacaagttaaaaaaatacactctACAGAGAAGGTAGCATGTCTACCAAAGCCTGTCCATACTGGGCACCATGCCTTTGCAGTtgtagtgtttcatttttagtcGTGCAGGTAAATGACAGGTTCTTCAGCTGAGAAACAACCACTTTTCACTGATTGCCAAAAACTGCTAACTGCAGTATTCTGCATATTTACCACATCTAATACCAGGTTGTAAGAACAATTTTTAGCTACTACTGGTTGATGTTGAAGTTGTCAGAACAAAAGATTTGCATCATCTACATGTTATAAGTCTTCTAACATTAAGCCACATGTTATTCAGACCTGAGGAGGTACGAATTTAAGTTCACAGTACAATGATTGGCTAAGATCCAACAATCACATCAAATGCTCACTTTTACCTCAACTACAGCGATTTGGAAAAACTCAGGTAAACCAGTTTATATCCTGTCCTGCAGCGTAAACTCATGACTTTCATTATCCCTTATCCATTGAAAGTTCAGTGCAATCCGTAGCGTATAGCGTAGCGTAAATATGTCTCAAACCCTCTCTACGCACATGGCAATGCCCATCCCTCCTCCGATGCAGAGCGACGCCACGCCCTTATGGCCTCCAGTCCTCTGAAGTGCATGCAGCAAGGTCACCAGCACCCTGCAGCCGGACATACCAATTGGATGGCCCAGAGAAATGGCACCACCGTTCACATTCACctgaagagaggaagggaaaaaaacaatttgggAGGAAAATTTACACTAGATGGGAAATAGGAACTGCATCTTAtggcagcaaacacacaacatccaCTTTGTAGTTCAGGACTCCAGGATAAATATGATCTTTCAAAATGATGACCCAATACACTGTTACCTTGTCAACATTCAGACCAAGCTCTTTAACCACTGCAAGAGACTGGGCAGCAAACGCTTCGTTGATCTCAAATAAGTCAATGTCGCCCATCTGCCAGCCTGCTTTCTCAACCTATCAGAAGGAACGAAACAAGAATGAGCGAAAGAAGCATTTTCTCAATCACTGTTACATACAGGTGCATCTTAGTTCTCACCGCTTTCCTGATGGCTGGTATTGGTCCAATTCCCATGACAGATGGGTCGAGACCAGCTTGAGCCGAAGACACAATTCTGGCCATGGGTTTTATGCCACGCCTTGCAGCCTCTGACTGGCTCATTAGGACAGTTGCTGCCGCTCCATCATTAATgccttaaataaataaataagaactTTATACATTGACTTGGACAAAAAGTTGGCTCTGAATAGTACAGCAATGGCAGACATCTGTTAGTTTAGTGAGGTAAACCCCAGTGACATCTCAACTAAACGTCAGGAAATGATGGAGCAGACCTGAGGCGTTTCCAGGAGTGACCGTGCCGCTGCCATCCTTTAAGAAGTAGGGTCTAAGTTTGGACATGCTACTCATGTTGCTGCCATGCCGAGGAAACTCATCCACCTTCACCTCCACTGGACCTGCAGACAACAGGTAAATGGTAGCATGCGTGCACACTCAGGACTGAtctctgaaaaagaagaaatcagatCACCAAACAGCCCCTTGCCTTGTCTGGTTTGCACTGTGACTGGGACAATCTCTTTGTCAAAATGTCCCGCCTTCTGTGCAGCCTCCGTTTTGTTCTGGGACTGGACAGCAAACTGGTCCTGCTCCTCTCGACTGACTTGCCACTGCTTCGCCACATTCTCAGCTGATAAGACACAGTCATACGATTTatcacaacagcaaacacacatttagagAAGTGACAGTAAGTCTGTGTATAATCTCAGCCAAGCACACCTGTGATGCCCATGTGGTAGCCATGGAAGGCGTCTGTCAGGCCATCAGCCACTATGGAGTCCTGGAGTGAGGCATCGCCCATCTTCACACCTGTTCTCATGTACACGGTGTGAGGAGTCTGGTGGTAGAaaccaagaaacaaacaagatcAGAATCAAAATAAGCTTTAATGTCATAATACTAAGTACAATGAATGTGTCTTTACAAAAACTCTCTACAAAAACTGCACAAGAGAATTTTCCTAACAACTGAGCTGTTTAagttgaaatgacaaaatatggcAATaacttctaaaaaaaaaaaaagaaaaaaaaaagaaaaacgtgaTAATGATATGATGGGGAGAATAATAATCTTGTGTCACGTCACAGTTAGTTatatgtttaatttttgttcatttctgtgtcaCATTTTAACTCTTAGTGCAAATTATCCATTCATGTGAATGCTGTTGATTCCTAAGACAAAATTGGTGACTGATACAAATTTTCTCAAATCACATTTATGTACCATTTAAGGATGAATCTGATCATACTCGTGCTTTTTGCATGAGGCCCACTGACTTCAACTTGATGTTTTCATATGCGTTCATATTAGAACTACAGGGTCAGTATAAAATCGAGTTACTGCATTATTTTTTGATACCTTAATttgagaaataaacatgtttttctgcaaacctattttgtagaaaaacatgtttaggACCAGTATTCctcaaatgtaaaattttgtGTACCAGTGTTTAAAACCGGCAAAATGATATTACGATAAGCTGTTAAAGACGCTACTTATGTCACAACCTACCCTGCTCATACTCTCCATGCCCCCTGCCACCACCACAGTGGACTCTCCAGACTGGATGGACTGAGCTCCCAGACACACGGCCTTCAGCCCAGAGCCACACACCATCTGGCAGCTCCAGGCCGGGACAGGGTAGGGGATACCTGCCCCAACACTGGCCTGACGTGCAGGGTTCTGCCCATGACCTAGACACAAAGTCCAATCAGAATGCTATtactcaacaacaaaaacacaggacCTCCATTGCATGTTTATCTTGATGATTCCTGAGCTTTCACCTGCTGTTAGGACATGTCCCATGATAACCTCAGAGACCTCTTCTGGCTTCACTGCAGCCCGCTTTAATACATCCTTTATCACCACTGAGCACAGGTCATGCAGAGACACCGTTGACAGCGCACCGTTCAAGGACCCTGTGTAAAAATGGGAAGAAAAGTTTGTAGCTTGAGTATGCCCTGGTGCATCATCTTTCCCTACAACAAGGAGGgcaaataaatatgttttctcCTCTGACACTGTTGAATATTTGTATATACATATAATGCAAAGTCATAAAAAAACTATGTTCACTGTTAATCAGTCTCTTAACCATCATGTGAAGTGTCTGATTCAttcctgtttgatttttgtttttttctcacactcACTCCACCGATGAGATCATCAATGCTCTGGTCAAAAGTTACTTACTTACACTTgcatttgctgattttttttttttttttaattttatttttgtgaaacaCTTTGAACCTCTGATGGAAAAAGTTGCtgtatgaaacaaacaaacaaacttagtTACTTCACATAAAGTTGCTTTTTGAAACTGGGGAACGTCCTGCTGTTAAATTGTTGATTTTACTGAACAAACCGTAGCCGTACTACCAAACTACGTGTGTCACATCTTGGACCACAGCGCACACGCCCAACTAGTTCCGAGATACTGGGACCGGACTGTTGCAGGTAACCAATGATAGAAGGCGCGTGCTTCGTGGCACTATGATAGCCAGCCAATCACTTTTCAGCGAATACTCCTGACACATGCGCGAACAAATGAGAATGCTCCAGATTGGAGGAACGCCAACCACTTTGccaaattaaagaaaacaattgATCAAACGTACAGATAGGGAAATACAAAGAAACGACACGATAGCTGCAATATTAATTAATTGCCGCCGCACTTAATTTGGTCATAGCAACAACGAGCGAGTGTAGCAGGAATAAAGTAGCAATGCGAGAGCTTCACTCAAACTGTTTCAAATGAATGTGTAAGCTTCTGGCTGGATTTTAAATCTTACCAATTGGTGT
Encoded here:
- the acat2 gene encoding acetyl-CoA acetyltransferase, cytosolic, yielding MNSEPVVIVSAARTPIGSLNGALSTVSLHDLCSVVIKDVLKRAAVKPEEVSEVIMGHVLTAGHGQNPARQASVGAGIPYPVPAWSCQMVCGSGLKAVCLGAQSIQSGESTVVVAGGMESMSRTPHTVYMRTGVKMGDASLQDSIVADGLTDAFHGYHMGITAENVAKQWQVSREEQDQFAVQSQNKTEAAQKAGHFDKEIVPVTVQTRQGPVEVKVDEFPRHGSNMSSMSKLRPYFLKDGSGTVTPGNASGINDGAAATVLMSQSEAARRGIKPMARIVSSAQAGLDPSVMGIGPIPAIRKAVEKAGWQMGDIDLFEINEAFAAQSLAVVKELGLNVDKVNVNGGAISLGHPIGMSGCRVLVTLLHALQRTGGHKGVASLCIGGGMGIAMCVERV